The Thermus filiformis genome contains a region encoding:
- a CDS encoding ParA family protein has protein sequence MTRRRMIPLKKWAEKQGIPYSSAHRMLKEGRLEAKVERVGKYFFVVEEVEDTAPKRATVLTLFTHAGGAGKTSLARDLGYELASRGYRVLLIDADPQSNLTAWLGVDPGEVEDKATLLPVVEGKPLPKPITGVLGEGVSVDLIPANMNLAMAEVVIPTRPAGMVVLRAALEGAEVRENYDFVLIDSPPSLGPIAGMAALAGDGLLVPVETSGKGIQALRSVLEVSRDYLDTLKALRFMPPDFPSFIRLIVPTKFDSRTASDRKFKNLLAQMEGVAPLSPPLSYRPAPYKEAIERGLPVQAVGDEKLREELRLVGDAVLSAFSFKDAKEVSAWA, from the coding sequence ATGACCCGGCGACGGATGATCCCCCTCAAGAAGTGGGCGGAGAAGCAGGGGATACCCTACTCCTCGGCCCACCGGATGCTCAAGGAAGGCAGGCTTGAGGCAAAGGTGGAGCGGGTGGGGAAGTATTTCTTCGTGGTGGAGGAAGTGGAGGACACCGCCCCCAAGCGGGCGACGGTGCTCACCCTCTTCACCCATGCGGGCGGGGCGGGGAAGACCTCCCTTGCTCGGGACCTGGGGTATGAGCTGGCCTCGAGGGGATACCGGGTGCTTCTGATCGACGCGGACCCCCAGTCCAACCTGACGGCCTGGCTGGGCGTGGACCCTGGGGAGGTGGAGGACAAGGCCACCCTTCTTCCCGTCGTCGAAGGCAAGCCCCTTCCCAAGCCGATTACCGGGGTTCTCGGTGAGGGGGTCAGCGTGGACCTGATCCCGGCCAACATGAACCTGGCGATGGCCGAGGTGGTGATCCCCACCCGGCCCGCCGGGATGGTGGTCCTGCGGGCGGCCCTCGAGGGGGCCGAGGTCCGGGAGAACTACGACTTCGTGCTCATCGACTCCCCTCCCTCTCTCGGCCCCATTGCAGGCATGGCGGCCCTGGCCGGGGACGGGCTTCTGGTCCCGGTGGAGACCAGCGGAAAGGGCATCCAGGCCCTCAGATCGGTGCTGGAGGTAAGCCGGGACTACCTGGACACGCTGAAGGCGCTCCGGTTCATGCCCCCGGACTTCCCCTCCTTCATCCGCCTCATCGTCCCCACGAAGTTCGACTCCCGGACCGCCTCGGATAGGAAGTTCAAGAACCTCCTGGCCCAGATGGAGGGCGTGGCCCCCTTGAGCCCTCCCCTCTCCTACCGCCCCGCCCCCTACAAGGAGGCGATTGAGCGGGGCCTGCCTGTCCAGGCGGTGGGGGACGAAAAGCTGAGGGAAGAGCTTCGCTTGGTTGGGGATGCCGTGCTTTCCGCCTTTTCTTTCAAGGACGCTAAGGAGGTGAGCGCATGGGCGTGA